One Arthrobacter sp. FW306-07-I genomic window carries:
- the alaS gene encoding alanine--tRNA ligase, with translation MKSQEITKRWVDFFVSKGHTAVPSASLVSSDPSLLFTVAGMVPFIPYLTAREEPPYSRATSVQKCIRTGDIEEVGKTARHGTFFQMCGNFSFGDYFKEDAIKFAWELLTKSVDDGGYGLAPERLWVTVYEEDDEAEELWLKNTGVPAERIQRMGKSDNYWSTGQPGPAGPCSEIYYDRGPAYGVEGGPLADETRYIEIWNLVFMQYQIENVRSKVDFDIVGELPKKNIDTGLGMERLAMILQGVENMYETDQVRPVIDKAAELSGKEYTSAETPDDPHHTDDVRMRVVADHIRSALMLISDGVTPSNEGRGYVLRRLIRRAVRSMRLLGVEEACLPQLLPASRDAMKGVYPIVETDFDRISRIAYAEEKAFLRTIASGTARLEDAVKESKAANQPLSGADAFALHDTYGFPIDLTLEMAEEAGLKVDEAAFRSLMQEQRQRAQADAKGKKGGHADVSVFQDLLAQGETVFTGYSELEGESRVRGLLSAGRQVQQALTGDEIELVLAETPFYAEAGGQAADTGLITGDGFVVEVLDVQRPVKGLSVHKAIVREGEIGADSLVRAAVDRERRHAAEQAHTGTHIVHAALHQILGPEATQRGSFNKAGYLRFDFAWGEGLSTATRSEIEEVSNLAIRNNYAVETKIMGLAEAKALGAMALFGENYGSEVRVVEIDGAWSRELCGGTHVANTSLIGSLSLLGEQSVGSGNRRVEAFVGMEAFRHLAAERALVTELTDLLKVPSGQLADRISATLAKLKATEKELDRLRKEQLAAAAANLVNTAQDAAGVRVVAHDAGSVSGADDLRGLALDLRNRLGSEAAAVAVAGVANDRPLILVATNEAAREAGVKAGALVRVAAGVLGGGGGGKDDVAQGGGTDAGKVGAALAAVVDAISRR, from the coding sequence ATGAAGTCGCAGGAGATCACAAAGCGCTGGGTGGACTTTTTTGTCAGCAAGGGCCACACCGCGGTTCCCTCCGCATCGCTGGTCTCCAGCGACCCCTCGCTGCTGTTCACGGTGGCCGGCATGGTCCCGTTCATTCCTTACCTCACCGCCCGCGAGGAACCGCCCTACTCCCGCGCCACCAGCGTGCAGAAGTGCATCCGCACCGGCGACATCGAGGAAGTGGGCAAGACCGCCCGCCACGGCACCTTCTTCCAGATGTGCGGCAACTTTTCCTTCGGCGACTACTTCAAGGAAGACGCCATTAAGTTCGCCTGGGAACTGCTCACCAAGAGCGTTGACGACGGCGGCTACGGCCTTGCGCCCGAGCGGCTCTGGGTCACCGTCTACGAAGAGGACGACGAAGCCGAAGAGCTGTGGCTGAAAAACACCGGCGTCCCCGCCGAACGCATCCAGCGGATGGGCAAGTCGGACAACTACTGGTCCACCGGCCAGCCCGGCCCCGCCGGTCCCTGCTCGGAGATCTACTACGACCGCGGTCCGGCCTACGGCGTCGAGGGCGGTCCCCTCGCGGACGAGACCCGCTACATCGAGATCTGGAACCTGGTGTTCATGCAGTACCAGATCGAGAACGTCCGGTCGAAAGTCGACTTCGACATCGTGGGCGAGTTGCCTAAGAAGAACATCGACACCGGCCTGGGCATGGAACGCCTCGCCATGATCCTGCAGGGCGTCGAGAACATGTACGAGACCGACCAGGTCCGCCCCGTCATCGACAAGGCCGCGGAACTGTCCGGCAAGGAATACACCTCCGCCGAAACCCCGGACGATCCCCACCACACGGACGACGTCCGCATGCGCGTGGTGGCCGACCACATCCGCTCGGCCCTGATGCTGATCTCCGACGGAGTGACCCCCTCCAATGAAGGCCGCGGCTACGTCCTGCGCCGCCTCATCCGCCGCGCCGTCCGTTCCATGCGCCTGCTCGGCGTTGAAGAGGCCTGCCTGCCCCAGCTGCTGCCGGCTTCCCGTGACGCGATGAAGGGTGTGTACCCTATCGTGGAAACCGACTTCGACCGGATCAGCCGCATCGCCTACGCCGAAGAAAAGGCATTCCTGCGCACCATCGCCTCCGGCACCGCCCGGCTTGAAGACGCCGTCAAGGAATCCAAGGCCGCCAACCAGCCCCTGTCCGGTGCCGATGCCTTCGCCCTGCACGACACCTACGGCTTCCCCATCGACCTCACGCTCGAAATGGCCGAAGAGGCCGGGCTCAAGGTGGACGAGGCCGCGTTCCGCAGCCTGATGCAGGAACAGCGCCAGCGCGCCCAGGCCGATGCCAAGGGCAAGAAGGGCGGCCACGCCGACGTCAGCGTCTTCCAGGACCTCCTGGCCCAGGGTGAGACGGTCTTCACGGGCTACTCCGAGCTGGAGGGTGAGTCGCGGGTCCGCGGCCTGCTCAGCGCCGGCCGCCAGGTCCAGCAGGCCCTCACCGGGGACGAGATCGAACTCGTGCTGGCCGAAACGCCGTTCTACGCCGAAGCCGGCGGCCAGGCCGCCGATACCGGCCTGATCACCGGCGACGGTTTCGTCGTCGAGGTCCTGGACGTCCAGCGGCCGGTAAAGGGCCTGAGCGTGCACAAGGCGATTGTCCGGGAAGGCGAAATCGGTGCTGATTCGCTGGTGCGCGCCGCCGTCGACCGCGAACGCCGCCACGCCGCAGAGCAGGCGCACACGGGCACGCACATCGTGCACGCCGCCCTGCACCAGATCCTTGGGCCCGAAGCCACCCAGCGCGGCTCTTTCAACAAGGCCGGGTACCTGCGCTTCGACTTTGCGTGGGGCGAAGGGCTGAGCACCGCCACCCGATCCGAGATCGAAGAAGTCTCCAACCTTGCCATCCGCAACAACTACGCGGTGGAGACGAAGATCATGGGCCTGGCCGAAGCCAAGGCACTGGGCGCCATGGCGCTTTTCGGCGAGAACTACGGCAGTGAAGTCCGGGTTGTGGAGATCGACGGCGCGTGGTCGCGCGAGCTCTGCGGCGGCACCCACGTTGCCAACACCTCGCTGATCGGCAGCCTTTCCCTCCTGGGCGAGCAGTCGGTGGGTTCGGGGAACCGCCGCGTGGAGGCCTTCGTGGGCATGGAGGCGTTCCGCCACCTCGCCGCCGAACGCGCACTGGTTACCGAATTGACCGACCTGCTGAAGGTCCCCTCCGGCCAGCTCGCGGACCGGATTTCCGCCACTTTGGCCAAACTGAAGGCAACCGAGAAGGAACTGGACCGGCTCCGCAAGGAGCAGCTGGCCGCAGCCGCCGCGAATCTCGTCAACACCGCGCAGGATGCTGCCGGTGTCCGGGTGGTGGCCCACGACGCCGGCTCCGTCAGCGGCGCTGACGACCTCCGCGGCCTCGCGTTGGACCTGCGCAACCGCCTCGGTTCAGAAGCTGCCGCGGTAGCCGTCGCCGGTGTCGCCAACGACCGCCCCCTGATCCTGGTTGCCACCAACGAGGCAGCCAGGGAAGCCGGTGTCAAGGCCGGCGCCCTGGTCAGAGTCGCTGCCGGCGTGCTGGGTGGTGGCGGTGGCGGCAAAGATGACGTTGCCCAGGGCGGCGGTACGGACGCCGGTAAGGTCGGTGCTGCCCTGGCTGCCGTCGTCGACGCCATCTCAAGGCGCTAA
- a CDS encoding DUF6167 family protein — protein sequence MKRIVWMGIGVAIGVIAFRKVSQAQSSLGPEGLNRAVGRLADGVYDFADAVRAGMHERETDLRTALGIESAEVVRR from the coding sequence ATGAAAAGAATTGTGTGGATGGGTATCGGCGTGGCCATTGGCGTCATCGCCTTCCGTAAAGTCAGCCAGGCGCAGTCCAGCCTCGGGCCGGAAGGCCTGAACCGTGCAGTGGGCCGGTTGGCCGACGGCGTTTACGACTTCGCCGACGCCGTGCGTGCAGGGATGCATGAACGCGAAACCGACTTGAGGACCGCCCTGGGCATCGAGTCCGCGGAAGTTGTTCGCCGCTAG
- a CDS encoding DUF948 domain-containing protein, translating to MSGGDIAGLIAAGVFALLVLLLAVPILKLGKVFDEMRTTIRSLSDGATPLMDEVTATVSTTNQQLKKVDGISSNVSDASANISALSSLVAATVGSPLIKVAAFSYGVRSAFANRRKPAAGRRSR from the coding sequence ATGTCTGGTGGCGATATTGCCGGCCTGATCGCTGCCGGGGTGTTCGCGCTCCTGGTCCTGCTGCTTGCGGTCCCCATCCTGAAGCTGGGGAAGGTCTTTGACGAGATGCGGACTACCATCCGCTCCCTCAGCGACGGCGCCACGCCACTGATGGATGAGGTCACCGCAACTGTTTCCACCACCAACCAGCAGTTGAAGAAGGTGGACGGGATCTCATCCAACGTCTCGGACGCGTCCGCCAACATCTCCGCCCTGTCGTCGCTGGTCGCCGCCACCGTGGGTTCCCCGTTGATCAAGGTTGCCGCGTTCAGCTACGGCGTGCGCAGCGCCTTCGCCAACCGCCGGAAGCCCGCTGCAGGCCGCCGCAGCCGCTAG
- the rpsD gene encoding 30S ribosomal protein S4 produces the protein MANNTRARRQARLSRSLGIALTPKAAKYMERRPYGPGEHGRARKKQDSDYAVRLREKQRLRAQYGIREAQMTRAFEEARRTKGLTGENLIELLEMRLDALVLRAGFARTIAQARQLVVHRHIMVDGVRVDRPSFRVGEGQLVHVHSRSETMVPLQVAAAGAHRDVLPAVPAYLDVKLEALQARLVRRPKRSEIPVTCEEQLVVEFYAR, from the coding sequence GTGGCTAACAACACTCGTGCTCGCCGTCAGGCCCGCCTCTCGCGGTCCCTCGGCATTGCTCTGACCCCCAAGGCCGCCAAGTACATGGAGCGCCGCCCGTACGGCCCCGGTGAGCATGGCCGTGCCCGCAAGAAGCAGGACTCCGACTACGCCGTTCGCCTGCGTGAAAAGCAGCGCCTGCGCGCCCAGTACGGCATCCGCGAAGCACAGATGACCCGTGCCTTCGAAGAGGCCCGCCGCACCAAGGGCCTGACCGGTGAAAACCTCATCGAACTGCTCGAAATGCGCCTCGACGCCCTGGTCCTGCGTGCCGGCTTCGCCCGCACCATCGCCCAGGCCCGCCAGCTGGTTGTGCACCGCCACATCATGGTTGACGGCGTCCGCGTTGACCGTCCGTCGTTCCGCGTCGGCGAGGGCCAGCTGGTCCACGTCCACAGCCGCAGCGAAACCATGGTTCCGCTCCAGGTTGCCGCAGCCGGTGCCCACCGCGACGTCCTGCCTGCCGTTCCGGCCTACCTGGACGTCAAGCTGGAGGCCCTGCAGGCACGCCTGGTCCGCCGCCCCAAGCGCTCCGAAATTCCCGTGACCTGTGAAGAGCAGCTCGTCGTCGAATTCTACGCACGCTAA
- a CDS encoding replication-associated recombination protein A: MDDLFGNGPEHDDDEGPVAGAGNGSRGNSARGQGSPRSPLAVRMRPRTLDEVVGQQHLLGQGSPLRQLAAGAGADAAGPAGPSSLILWGPPGTGKTTLAHVIARGPGRKFVELSAITAGVKDVRRVMDDALTARDLYKTTTVLFLDEIHRFNKAQQDALLPGVENRWVVLVAATTENPSFSVVSPLLSRSLLLTLKPLTDADIEGLLVRAVEDPRGLGGKVRLSDEALEHLVRLSGGDARRALTALEAAAGVAFGDADDVERSVAEEGAPGGPAAEAPVALEPVVVELRHTERALDAAAVRYDRAGDQHYDVASAFIKSIRGSDVDAALHYLARMLEAGEDPRFVARRIVISAAEDVGMADPTALQTAVAAAQAVQLIGMPEGRIILAEAVVHLATAPKSNAAYMGINKAIADVRAGLGVGIPAHLRDAHYPGSKQLGHGVGYKYAHDAPHAVATQQYPPDDLVGRDYYQPTGNGAERDIAQRLERLRRIVRGK, encoded by the coding sequence GTGGATGATCTCTTCGGCAACGGGCCAGAACATGACGACGACGAGGGTCCCGTCGCCGGGGCAGGCAACGGTTCCCGGGGCAACAGTGCGCGCGGCCAGGGCTCGCCCCGCAGCCCCCTCGCCGTAAGGATGCGGCCCCGCACCCTCGATGAGGTGGTGGGCCAGCAGCACCTGCTCGGCCAGGGCTCGCCGCTGCGCCAACTGGCAGCCGGGGCAGGCGCCGACGCAGCCGGTCCGGCCGGACCCAGTTCCCTGATCCTTTGGGGTCCGCCTGGTACCGGCAAGACCACGCTCGCGCACGTCATTGCCCGCGGTCCCGGCCGCAAGTTCGTGGAACTGTCCGCCATCACTGCGGGCGTCAAGGATGTCCGCCGCGTCATGGACGACGCCCTCACCGCGCGGGACCTGTACAAGACCACCACGGTGCTGTTCCTGGACGAGATCCACCGCTTCAACAAAGCCCAGCAGGACGCCCTGCTGCCCGGTGTCGAAAACCGCTGGGTGGTCCTCGTGGCTGCCACCACCGAGAACCCTTCCTTCTCGGTGGTCTCGCCGCTGCTCTCCCGCTCGCTGCTCCTCACGCTCAAACCCCTGACCGACGCGGACATCGAGGGCCTGCTGGTGCGCGCCGTGGAGGATCCGCGGGGGCTGGGCGGCAAGGTCCGGCTCAGCGACGAGGCGCTGGAGCACCTGGTCCGGCTCTCGGGCGGGGACGCCCGCAGGGCGCTCACGGCACTGGAAGCCGCGGCGGGTGTCGCTTTCGGTGACGCGGACGACGTCGAACGTTCCGTGGCGGAGGAAGGCGCACCTGGTGGGCCGGCCGCCGAAGCGCCTGTCGCCCTGGAGCCCGTCGTTGTGGAGTTGCGGCACACCGAGCGCGCCCTGGACGCGGCTGCCGTCCGTTACGACCGCGCCGGTGACCAGCACTACGACGTGGCCAGCGCCTTCATCAAATCCATCAGGGGCTCGGACGTGGATGCGGCCCTGCATTACCTCGCCCGGATGCTCGAGGCGGGGGAGGACCCGCGGTTTGTTGCCCGCAGGATTGTCATCTCCGCAGCGGAGGATGTGGGCATGGCCGACCCCACCGCCCTCCAGACGGCCGTCGCAGCGGCGCAGGCCGTGCAGCTTATTGGCATGCCCGAGGGCCGGATCATCCTGGCCGAGGCCGTGGTCCACCTGGCCACCGCACCAAAGTCCAATGCCGCCTACATGGGCATCAACAAAGCGATCGCCGATGTGCGCGCCGGCCTGGGCGTGGGGATTCCCGCGCACCTGCGTGACGCGCACTATCCCGGCTCCAAACAGCTGGGCCATGGCGTGGGCTACAAGTATGCCCACGACGCACCGCACGCCGTGGCTACCCAGCAGTACCCGCCGGATGACCTGGTGGGCCGGGACTACTACCAGCCCACCGGCAACGGTGCGGAACGGGACATTGCCCAGCGGCTGGAGCGGCTGCGGAGGATTGTCCGGGGCAAGTAA
- a CDS encoding acVLRF1 family peptidyl-tRNA hydrolase, whose protein sequence is MPSPASAGGPPSVRTAFVPGARLAGWAERFGASHGGYRLQDDDDGLRLVAADGTVALLQAPWPADGRPGRGAGPLERLAALASQPRRLGLLLVRRGGYGVGVASEGTLLASKAGTRYVQSRTAAGGQSQQRFARRRSNQADALVVAVAEQAGLVFAGHAFEYLVPGGDRTLADLVLAEPVLRDYAQLPRLAYLDVPEPRAAVVKKAAADACAVRITVADPPG, encoded by the coding sequence ATGCCTTCCCCTGCTTCTGCCGGCGGACCGCCCTCCGTCCGGACCGCCTTCGTCCCAGGCGCCCGGCTGGCGGGCTGGGCTGAACGGTTCGGCGCCTCGCACGGCGGATACCGGCTGCAGGATGACGACGACGGCCTCCGCCTTGTGGCGGCCGATGGCACCGTAGCCCTCCTCCAGGCGCCGTGGCCGGCAGATGGGCGGCCGGGTCGCGGCGCCGGCCCGCTGGAGCGGCTGGCCGCACTTGCCTCCCAGCCCCGCCGGCTGGGACTGCTGCTGGTCCGGCGGGGCGGCTACGGCGTCGGGGTGGCAAGCGAAGGTACGCTGCTCGCGTCAAAAGCGGGAACCCGGTACGTCCAGTCGCGCACGGCCGCCGGCGGCCAGTCCCAGCAGCGCTTTGCCCGCCGGCGCTCCAACCAGGCTGATGCCCTGGTGGTTGCCGTGGCGGAACAGGCAGGGCTGGTCTTCGCCGGGCATGCCTTCGAATATCTCGTGCCGGGCGGCGACAGGACACTGGCGGACCTGGTCCTCGCCGAACCAGTTCTCCGGGACTATGCGCAGCTCCCCCGCCTCGCATACCTCGACGTGCCGGAACCCAGGGCCGCCGTGGTAAAGAAGGCCGCAGCCGACGCCTGCGCGGTGCGGATCACCGTAGCGGATCCGCCCGGGTAG
- a CDS encoding GNAT family N-acetyltransferase: MQPPPPNIETTALESAMDAAWPALEQDAAGGWILRAAEGVTQRANSIWPRDAAQHLGEELPALLRRARSWYRSRRLPVIFQLFEGPDAAALHGLLDAEGFTRQSETMVMTRSALHVPAPAAEPGTPAVELSPKPSKDWLRVWWQVDGRGGEDAMAVVQKILEGCPSVYALVRDDGGRPAAVGRLALPTGSHLGGLYCMATLPEARRRGFAAAVLDSLLQAGNSRGVTGFWLLVTAANHGAQELYAKAGFKEAGRYLYRQERPRRAATGC, translated from the coding sequence ATGCAGCCCCCACCCCCGAATATTGAAACTACCGCCCTCGAATCCGCCATGGACGCCGCCTGGCCCGCCCTGGAACAGGACGCTGCCGGCGGCTGGATCCTCCGGGCGGCGGAAGGTGTCACGCAGCGGGCCAACTCCATCTGGCCGCGGGACGCCGCGCAGCACCTGGGCGAAGAGCTTCCCGCGCTGCTCCGCCGGGCTCGGTCCTGGTACCGCAGCCGCCGGCTTCCGGTCATCTTCCAATTGTTTGAGGGCCCGGATGCGGCCGCGCTGCACGGACTTCTTGATGCGGAGGGCTTCACCCGCCAGTCCGAGACCATGGTCATGACCCGCAGCGCCCTGCACGTCCCCGCTCCTGCAGCCGAGCCGGGCACTCCGGCTGTTGAACTCTCACCGAAGCCATCGAAGGACTGGCTGCGGGTCTGGTGGCAGGTGGACGGCCGCGGCGGGGAGGACGCCATGGCCGTCGTCCAAAAAATCCTTGAAGGCTGCCCCTCCGTCTATGCCCTGGTGCGGGACGACGGGGGCCGGCCGGCCGCCGTCGGGCGCCTTGCGCTTCCCACCGGCAGCCACTTGGGTGGCCTGTACTGCATGGCCACCCTGCCGGAAGCGCGTCGCCGCGGGTTCGCGGCAGCGGTCCTCGACTCCCTGCTGCAGGCCGGCAACAGCCGGGGCGTGACGGGCTTCTGGCTGCTGGTGACTGCGGCGAACCACGGCGCGCAGGAGTTGTACGCCAAGGCCGGGTTCAAGGAAGCCGGCCGCTACCTGTACCGGCAGGAACGGCCCCGCCGGGCGGCCACCGGCTGCTGA
- the aspS gene encoding aspartate--tRNA ligase, whose amino-acid sequence MLRTHDLGSLRSEHIGQTVTLAGWVARRRDHGGVAFVDLRDASGVAQVVVREEEVFHGLRNEYVLQIKGTVSRRPEGNENPALATGEIEVIAEDVTILNTSDPLPFQIDEHVEVGEEARLKHRYLDLRRPGPSRNLRLRSEANRVARELLHQEGYVEIETPTLTRSTPEGARDFLVPARLAPGSWYALPQSPQLFKQLLQVGGFEKYYQIARCYRDEDFRADRQPEFTQLDIEASFVDQDDIIRMGENIVKAVWQLIGVDIPTPIQRITYADAMARFGSDKPDLRFGQELTELTEFFKDTSFGVFKAPYVGAVVMPGGASQPRRTLDAWQEWAKQRGAKGLAYVLYKEDGELTGPVAKNLTDTERAGLADAVGAKPGDCIFFAAGEKTPSRALLGAARVEIGHRTGLIDPTDWAFCWVVDAPMFEPAAAAVASGDVAVGGGQWTAVHHAFTSPKPEFLDTFDKDPESALSYAYDIVCNGNEIGGGSIRIHQREVQERVFELMGLDKEDAQTKFGFLLEGFKYGAPPHGGIAFGWDRVVSLLAGVESIRDVIAFPKSGGGHDPLTEAPAPITPQQRKEAGVDFKPEAKKPEEKKKPEDQQ is encoded by the coding sequence GTGCTGCGCACACATGACCTCGGATCCCTTCGCTCCGAGCACATTGGACAGACCGTAACCCTGGCCGGCTGGGTGGCCCGCCGTCGTGATCACGGTGGTGTGGCATTCGTGGACCTGCGCGACGCTTCAGGCGTGGCGCAGGTGGTTGTCCGTGAGGAAGAAGTGTTCCACGGGCTGCGCAACGAGTACGTCCTGCAAATCAAGGGCACGGTGTCCCGGCGACCGGAGGGCAACGAGAACCCTGCGCTGGCCACAGGCGAAATCGAGGTCATCGCCGAGGACGTCACCATCCTCAACACCTCGGACCCGCTGCCGTTCCAGATTGACGAGCATGTGGAGGTCGGCGAGGAAGCCCGCCTGAAGCACCGCTACCTGGACCTGCGCCGCCCCGGCCCCAGCCGCAACCTGCGCCTGCGGTCAGAGGCCAACCGGGTGGCGCGCGAGCTGCTCCACCAAGAGGGCTACGTTGAGATCGAGACGCCCACGCTGACGCGCTCGACGCCGGAAGGCGCCCGCGACTTCCTGGTTCCGGCACGCCTGGCCCCGGGTTCCTGGTACGCCCTTCCGCAGTCACCGCAGCTTTTCAAGCAGCTGCTGCAGGTGGGCGGCTTCGAGAAGTACTACCAGATTGCCCGCTGCTACCGTGACGAAGACTTCCGCGCGGACCGGCAGCCGGAATTCACCCAGCTGGACATCGAGGCCAGCTTCGTGGACCAGGACGACATCATCCGGATGGGCGAAAACATCGTCAAGGCCGTATGGCAGCTCATCGGTGTCGACATCCCCACGCCCATCCAGCGGATTACCTACGCCGATGCCATGGCACGGTTCGGCTCGGACAAGCCGGACCTTCGGTTCGGCCAGGAGCTCACCGAGTTGACTGAGTTCTTCAAGGACACCAGCTTTGGGGTGTTCAAGGCGCCGTACGTCGGCGCCGTGGTGATGCCCGGCGGCGCCTCGCAGCCGCGCCGCACCCTGGACGCCTGGCAGGAATGGGCCAAGCAGCGCGGCGCCAAGGGCCTGGCCTACGTGCTGTACAAGGAGGACGGCGAACTCACCGGTCCTGTGGCCAAGAACCTCACGGACACCGAGCGCGCCGGCCTGGCCGATGCGGTTGGCGCCAAACCGGGCGACTGCATCTTCTTCGCCGCAGGCGAGAAGACCCCGTCGCGGGCCCTCCTGGGTGCTGCCCGCGTGGAGATCGGCCACCGCACCGGCCTGATCGACCCCACCGACTGGGCGTTCTGCTGGGTAGTGGACGCCCCGATGTTCGAGCCCGCCGCCGCCGCAGTCGCCTCTGGTGATGTGGCTGTCGGCGGAGGGCAGTGGACGGCTGTCCACCACGCGTTCACCTCGCCCAAGCCGGAATTCCTGGATACCTTCGACAAGGACCCGGAGTCGGCACTGTCCTACGCCTACGACATCGTCTGCAACGGCAACGAAATCGGCGGTGGCTCCATCCGTATCCACCAGCGTGAAGTGCAGGAGCGGGTCTTTGAGCTGATGGGCCTGGACAAGGAGGACGCGCAGACCAAGTTCGGCTTCCTGCTCGAAGGTTTCAAGTACGGCGCGCCTCCGCACGGCGGCATCGCGTTCGGCTGGGACCGTGTTGTCTCGCTGCTGGCCGGGGTGGAGTCGATCCGCGACGTCATCGCCTTCCCCAAGTCCGGCGGCGGCCACGACCCCCTCACCGAGGCCCCGGCCCCCATTACGCCGCAGCAGCGCAAGGAAGCAGGCGTGGACTTCAAGCCGGAGGCCAAAAAGCCGGAAGAGAAAAAGAAGCCCGAAGACCAGCAGTAG
- a CDS encoding APC family permease, with translation MSEPQQLQRRLGTFDATAIGLGSMLGAGVFVVFAPAAALAGNLLVLAVVVAGVVAYCNAVASAALAAKYPTSGGTYVYGRKQLGEWPGFLAGWGFVTGKTASCAAMALTFGSYVAPAIAVPVAIAAVVVLTGVNLLGITRTALLTRILLCMVLATLVFVAVAAVLGPHPATETAGAPSAGAAGVLPAAGLMFFAFAGYARIATLGEEVRNPARAIPRAILAALAAAFAIYLVLALLLQAHLGDRLAATRTPLLDAVLESGLAAGAPLVQAGAAAACLGALLALITGVGRTTLAMARERDLPGPLAKVGGSHTVPFVAELAVAAVVILLLLTTDVMTVVGFSSFGVLVYYAIANASAFTLAAHPGYAPRWLNAVGFLGCVVLAFTLPAASLLTMAVVLAAGVAGRWLVLRFRQHQPQA, from the coding sequence ATGAGCGAACCACAGCAGCTGCAGCGCCGGCTGGGGACCTTTGATGCCACCGCCATTGGCCTTGGTTCCATGCTGGGTGCAGGCGTGTTCGTGGTGTTCGCCCCGGCCGCCGCCCTGGCAGGGAACCTGCTGGTCCTGGCCGTGGTGGTCGCCGGCGTCGTTGCGTACTGCAACGCGGTGGCCTCCGCAGCCCTCGCCGCAAAGTATCCCACCAGTGGCGGAACATACGTTTATGGCCGCAAGCAACTGGGCGAATGGCCCGGCTTCCTGGCCGGCTGGGGTTTTGTCACGGGCAAGACCGCCTCCTGCGCCGCCATGGCGTTGACGTTCGGCAGTTACGTGGCCCCGGCTATTGCTGTTCCGGTGGCCATCGCCGCCGTCGTGGTGCTGACCGGCGTCAACCTGCTGGGCATCACCAGGACCGCCCTGCTGACCCGGATCCTGCTGTGCATGGTCCTGGCAACACTGGTCTTCGTTGCCGTCGCAGCAGTGCTGGGGCCGCACCCTGCGACGGAAACGGCAGGGGCTCCGTCCGCAGGTGCGGCCGGCGTGCTGCCCGCCGCCGGACTGATGTTCTTCGCCTTCGCCGGCTACGCCAGGATCGCCACCCTGGGCGAAGAGGTGCGGAACCCGGCCCGGGCCATACCGCGGGCCATTCTCGCGGCCCTGGCGGCCGCGTTTGCCATTTACCTGGTGCTGGCGCTGCTCCTGCAGGCCCACCTCGGTGACCGGCTTGCCGCCACCCGGACACCCCTGCTGGACGCGGTGTTGGAATCAGGCCTGGCCGCGGGTGCGCCGCTGGTGCAGGCCGGAGCGGCGGCCGCATGCCTGGGCGCCCTTCTCGCACTTATCACGGGGGTGGGCAGGACAACGCTGGCCATGGCGAGGGAACGGGATCTTCCCGGACCATTGGCGAAGGTGGGCGGCAGCCACACCGTTCCGTTCGTCGCGGAACTGGCCGTGGCCGCCGTCGTCATCCTGCTCCTGCTGACCACTGACGTGATGACCGTGGTGGGCTTCTCAAGCTTCGGTGTACTGGTCTACTACGCGATAGCGAACGCCTCCGCCTTCACGCTCGCGGCACACCCCGGGTACGCTCCACGCTGGCTCAACGCTGTCGGGTTCCTAGGGTGCGTCGTACTCGCCTTCACGCTGCCGGCAGCGTCCCTCCTGACCATGGCGGTGGTCCTGGCGGCAGGGGTGGCCGGACGGTGGCTGGTGCTTCGCTTCCGGCAGCACCAGCCCCAGGCGTAG